The Mus musculus strain C57BL/6J chromosome 16, GRCm38.p6 C57BL/6J DNA window gTAAAGTGATAAATACCCAGACTTATCTAAAAACAGCTGGAAGATGGCCCTCACTTTCATTAGCCTCCAGTGTTTAAACAAGGCTAGTGCTGGGATGTGTTCTGCTGAGGTAACTTATTATGTGGTGTCTTGTCCCTGTAGGATGGATGACATTCAGCTCTGCAAGGACATCATGGACCTGAAGCAGGAGCTGCAGAACTTGGTCGCCATCCCAGGTACCATGTGTGATTACATCCTCTGTCAGCCACCGCCAGGGCTCCACATCTGTCCTCTGTACCTCTGGGATTGGGAATAGAGGGTTTGTCTCATTTCCTAATGGGATTTCAGTCTGGCAATGGAGGCTCCAGGATTTAAACACAAATTCATGCAGGGTATGTGGTCTGCACCTATAATCtaagcacttgagaagcagaggcagggaaatgACCCACACATCTGAAATCAGCCTGGGCTGactgagaccatatctcaaaccaataacaaaataaacacaagttTCTATCAGGCAGGACCACCTTGGGACCTCAGGCAAGCCTCTTTATTTTTTACAAGATTgagtttttcttcctttgaaaatgGAAGAGGAATATACTCACCATCAATCTCACGAGAGCTGAGGGGACCAGTTGAGTGGCAGAACACTTTCCTAGTGTGTGCAGAGACCTGGGTCTGCACCAAAGCACTGCAAAGGGATGACAAAGCTGCCAAGTGTGACTGTCGCGGTGGTAAATGTACACTTTAGGCCAGGCATCATTTTGACTCAAGAGTCATTATTGCCATTTTAATCATGTGTGGAAAGAGGGAGAGTAGAGCAGGCACAGGCTGTAATATTGGGGCCAAGCATCCATCTATCAGTTATTAATTACTGATGATCTGATTGCTTTCCCTTAAATGACTTCCCTCTCCAAACACTCTAAGTTACATGGCATATGGGCCTTGTGCTTATCAAAGGACTAACCAGTCACACGCCTGTTGTATAAGTCAGGGTTTTCTGGGTGAACAGAACCCATAGAATTTAAAAGGGATTTATTAGACTGACTTACATGATATGCTCTCAGGAGGCCAACAGTGGCCTCTGCATACTGCAGAGGCTAAGGACCTAGTGCTGCTCAGTCTATGAGGCTAGATACCTTCGTAGTCCCAGTCTGGTCCTGAGGGCCTAGCAGATTCCTGTTGAGCAGTTCATATTGGAAGGCCAAAGAATCTGGTTCTAATATCTGCAAAGGAATATAAGGTAAAGTAGATGAATTCACAAATGGTAGATGAATAATAGGCAAACACAGAGCTTTACTCTTACACCTTTGATGTATGCTGCAACCAGAAGGTGACAATCACATTTAAGATCAGTCTTCCCACTGCAGATAACCTGATTAAGAGAAGTCCTCCCAGTTGTTTATGGCACCTCTCCTTTCAGTTGATTCTAAGACTATCATCGTACCTGTTGACTCAGGCATGTGTCTCTCTGACTTCATGTCATTGACAGTGTGCATGGGGGTCTGATAGTGCTAAGGAAGGATTATTAATAGACACAGCTTCTTTTTCAAGAACTTGGCCTTGGCAGGTGTTTTACTTTGGTACTGGTGGGCATGGCTGGTGCATATCAACAACTGCTTACTGAACGATTGTGCATGTCCAGGCTACAGGCAACCTGGAAGTGATTTAATATATACAAGAGGATAGTCAGGGTCATAAGTAAATACTAATAATGTTAGGACTTGGAAAATCTGATGCAGACGGCTCATGAGAATGAGGTCTGCCTATttccaaccaagcaaccaacttACAACAAAAACTCTGTGACAATCTATGTTGAACCACTGGATGCTTAGAGTGGTCGAGGAACTCAGAGTCACAAGCTGGGAAAAGAGGGCAAATAGACCAGAACAGAAATCCTGTCTGTTCTGGACAGTAAAGGTCACAGATGAGACAAGAGTTATGAGCCAGGGAGACCAGGCAAGAAGCCATAGCATTGTCTAGGGAAGATAGATCATGGTCGTGGCTGAGGGAGTGAAAGAAGAAGCAAGTACATAGGAACATGGTACAATAGATGAGCTGGAGCACATAGGGGCATTGAGAGCCAGGATCTCTGGTACAGTCGATGAGCTGGATTTCCTATTGCTGAGTGAGTGACGATGAGGACATGACCACTCCTATGTATGGCTGAGGAACAGGCTTTTATTGTAGCTATGAGGGAGAGGACAGCAGATGCTTCTGAAGGAGTCTACACTGAACATGACCAACAAAATAGACTGGgccatgagaggagagagggggaggaaaaatgagagaagaagaaaagagagacaagaaAGGCAGCCAACAGAACTAAGAGAGTTCATTAAAACCAAGAGAGCCAAGAAAGCATGCATGCCCCAAATGGCTGAGTTATATAGGAAAACgagaagctgggggaagggaagtggaccctgggctggagaggtttaGAGTAGAGAGAGGACTGGGTGAGAAGGACCTAGGACTCTCTAACAGGTACTTGTGCTGCTGGAAGAACCTGGCAGCCAgcatctgctttgatatgttagcAGGCATCTACCTCACTTAGCCCTTTGTCCTGAGTTTCTTTGGGACCTGACCCTGAGTAGGTGGGATAATGTTGGCAAGCTGGGGGCTGCAGCAGTGAGTGGGCACATGGAGGCAGGGGGGCAGAGTCACACCTGAGCTCCACCCACAGAAGCCATGTCCCCTCGTCCAATGGATGACAGTCAATGCCCAAGAGCTGAAAATCATCCATGCTTGACACGTGCTTGGTGGCGGTATTTCTGTCAATGAGAaagctttcccttcccttcccttcccttcccttcccttcccttcccttcccttcccttcccttccaggaAGTTCCATGCATCTTGTGCATTAAACACCCACAGATTCAGCCCCCTGGAAAAGTAATATCCCCACTGAAAGTTACACTGACCCTTTCTTGTCAAGATCCCTGGCAGATACACATGATTACTGTTAACTTAATGCTTGTGTTGTGTTCCATGTTACGGGCAGCCTGAAGTGATTTAACATATACAGAGGAAATGCAGGGCCACAggttgtgctggctggttttctgtcacccttacacaagctagagtcaacagagaggaaggagcttcagttggggaaaagcctccatgagatccaggtgtaaggcatttcctcaatcagtgatcaatggaggagggcccagaccattgtgggtgggaccatccctgggcaatttgtcctgagttctgtaagaaagcaggctgagcaagccatgaggaatgagccagtaagcagcatgcctctgtggtctctgcatcgagctcctgcctccaggatcctgccctgtttgagttcctgtactgacatcctttggtgatcaacagcaacgtggaagtataagctgaaaaaccctttccttcccaacttgttttttgttcatggtgttttgtcacagcaatagaaaccatatgTAAGACATATGTAAATATGGTGTGAGAGAGCGCCCATCTAATGTGTCAGGTCTCCAGGAATGTTGTCCACCTCcctagagacagggtctctcattaatTAGACCAGACTGGATGGCCGTTAAAACCCAAGGATATGCTTGTCTCCACTTTACCAGCACTAAGGTTGTCAGTGGGTGCAGCTATGCAACTGTCTTtctgtgagtcctggggattgaactcaagcccTCATGCTTGAAAGGCAAGCAGCTTACCAAGGAGCCATCCCTTAGACCCTCCCTAGACCATGACTTTTCCAAACCtctgtttctccatctgtaaGATACAAGAAGGAGCACAGTGCAGTCACATTAGCAAAAGAAGACACCAGCAGAACTGAATACAGCCCAACCTAGATTGCAGCTTAGCCTCAAGACTCCCAAAGCATGACCCCAGCTTTTGTTGGCACGGGAAGTTGGAGGGACATTGCACTTACCAAATACCTACTGTTCATCCTATCAGATGATGTCTCTGTTGCAACCCTTGgatatttgtgagttcaaggccatcttggtctatatagtaagctccaggacagccaggttcttgtagagagaccttgtctctaaaatcaacaacaacaacattcacccacaaacaacaacaaaagcaagcaaacaaaaaatagttGATAGAACCTGAGGAACTAATCCTGCCCTAGTTAGcattactattgctatgatgacaCCATGAGCAAAAAGCTTGAGGAGAGGagtggcttacacttccacatcattgtTTATCATcgaaggaacctggaagcaggaggtgatgcagaggccacagaggagtgctgcttacaggcttgccttgtggttgttcagcttgctttcttataaaacccaggactgggctggagagatggctcatcaggtaagagcactgactgctcttccaaaggtcctgagttcaattcctagcaaccacatggtggcttgaaaccatctgtaatgagatctgatgccctcttctggtgtgtctgaagacagctacagtgtattcatataaataaaataaatcttaaaaaagaaaaaaaaaaaaaaaacaacccaggaccaccagcccagggatggcaccacccacaatgagctaggccctcccccatcaatcactaattaagaagatgccctccaggcttgcctacagtcaGATCTTCTGAAGGCATATTCTAAACTGGGGttcctcctcttgggtgactttcatttttatcaaattaaTATGAAACTATCTAGCACAGCATCCAGTGTTGGCCACTAGCCTCCACCTGCATCCACAGACATGAAtgagcacacagacacaagaGTGTGCCTGTTTACACACATAAACGCACAAGCGGTCATAGTGCCTCTTCAAATTTACCCAGAGGATGGAGTAGTGGAGCCGCATGTCCAATCCTGTCCCCTCAGACTCAGTGTTTCTGCTACTTACACTCACTTCATGCTTTGttctgtcttgagacagggtctcatgtgttGTCCCAGGCTAGCTCCAAACCCACACTCTCCTGCCTCAAcatcctgagtgccgggattgcAGACATGCACCAGCATAGCTGCCTCACTGTTTTCTCCctcccagaaaaagaaaaaaccaagctgcagaagcagagagaggatgaGCTCATCCAGAAGATCCACAGACTGGTACAGAAGAGAGACTTCCTGGTGGATGATGCCGAGGTGGAACGCTTAAGGTGGGCGTCAGGCCATCAGATCCCGAGCCTCTACTTCCTGCACCGCCCTGCAAACCCACTATCTGCTCCTGGAATGTATGGCCTTGCCTAAAAGGCAGAGCCTCTGCAATTGCTCTGCATACACAAAACCCGCCTGACCTCAGAATCCGTCTCATATTCAAGAGAACAACTATGTCATCCTCCAAAATCTCGCAGAGTCCTGTATGTCTCAGCTGATGGTCATTTAGGCAGGTGGGCAGGAAGGAATTCCGTCAtgtgatagaggagaaagttccTATACATTGTCTGGATGCATCAAAGCGACTCTCAAAACTTGTCAATATGTACAGAAACCAGTCCCCATGACAACCTCTCCCAAGTTCTGAGAATTGTGCTTTCCCtcatctttccttcccctcttgcAGTTATCTTGGGCTGGGAGCCCCTGGCTCTGGGGCTGTACGACTGACTAGAGGCCTCTGAAGATGCCGGGCCTGGGTGCAGCTATGTCTTGGATATTTTCATCCCAAGACAAAGTCTTTGGAGTCTCTCTCCATGTAGGGGGCAACTTCCTcttctgccgcagaccctctgggtccctggtctttGAGGAACAGGATTACTTAGGCAGATGGGCAGAAGAGTCGGATGTAGTGACAATCAGtcaaacacacaagagaggtgttgaatctgaatgcaATTTTCCAgttgagcatcagacttttataacacagaataaattgcagaacaaggcacattgaatttttccaggtgcaaaaggagtgacttcaaaaggaaccagataaatgtataacactagagattagcacagatgcaaggggagtgactacaaagggaatttgtagggaccacataaatgtttacattagagattagcactttctgccaggcaagagttttacacttagagttaattgcctcagggtagttaactcttgacatGCCTCAAGgctaatgtagtgtcactgaccccaaaattctctaggcctcgttaattcttatctatatctggagactgtccattttcagtatagtatactaatttgctcttggcatggaatgtagtctgtaatacgaatttctatctcagttcGAATATTAGACTCTACTTTCAGACACTGaattaatggctagtgctttattagctactgaatgggttaagctccttgctgctatctggagtctaagaacactgggaaaaggctttagctatgttagaatacaatcttaaaaggcatttactataaggtaaagctatatagagtgcacgtggatccatacactagactaatgtggatttggaaaattaattttatgggttagggaaatagccaaagatccgggagtaagtttccttgaaactctttcctcatgagcaagctttcagactttcatctgacaagctgactccaccggagtccctGGCACTCTTCATCATGTGTTCCCTAAGGACTTTGCCAGAGTTAGCTGGGCTGCACAAAACCTACCTTATTCCCGGCAACCTTGAAGGCAGAGATGACTTTCTCTCTGCGATGAACCCTGACCCTTGTGGGAGTCAAGAGTGTCTGGGCTAGCTTAAAGGCACAGGGGTGCTTCCCCAGCGAGGTGCCTGGGTCCTAGAATGTCCCTATTTCTGCCTTGAGTGTCACTCTATCTCTGGGCCAGCATTTCTACAATGGTGTGTGACTTCATTAGATATAAAGTTCACCTAACACAGAATcatatgccatgtgtgtgtgtgtgtgtgtgtgcgcgcgcgcgcgcgcgtgacATAATAATATCCACACCACTCATAAATCTCAACACATGTTTTCTCACACTTAGCCTCTTACTGGGTCTCATTGGTGTTTTCTTTGCTGACTttatttccctcttttcttctacATGTCTGCCTTCCCAGGGAACAGGAAGAAGACAAGGAAATGGCTGATTTCCTGAGAATCAAGTTAAAACCTCTAGACAAAGTAACCAAGACTTCAGCCAGTGAGTGCCTGCATGgctttccctctttccctacaAATGATGATTTCAAAGAAGTGAAGGGCAAGGGAGCATAAGACATGCTTTATAGATCCATGGACTAGCAGCAAGCAGGGGGAGGCTCATGGGCCTTGCTCATGCAGTTTCCCAGGCCATGTCCTGACATGCTCCATGCTCCATTTAAGGTTTCGCTTCATTAATAGTCTTGAAACTCTTAGTAATTTTGGTTCCAGGAGCTTTGTGCTGTCATTTTCCCGAGTGTGAGTAAGTAGTACTGCCAGAAGCTGTCCTTGCATAGGCCCAGTTTGGTAATTTTCAAATTGGATGGCTACTGTGGCCTTCAGGAGCTCCAGATGCTATTAAGACTGGAATCTGGAAGACCCAGAAACACAATtctgaaaataattattaattatgagacactcagagaagaaagggttttgtCTGAGACAAGTTTGGGAATACCTCATGTCCATCCAGGTGTTACAGTGATCCTGAATCACTACCTACTCTTTTTTGATGCAATGATTGGCAGATATTTTTAATTGCTATATCAGTGAGGTCTCTTTCCATTGTAAGAAGTCAATATCCTTGAATATTGATGGtgtatatctttaatcccagtacttgggaggcatagaCAAGTAGGtttatgtgagttcaaggccggcttggtctacatagaaagttccaggctagccggggttacatagtgagaacctgtatccaaaaaaaaaaaaaaaaaaaaaaaaaagtatgcaccTAGTTAAATTTAGACTAAGCAGAAAATGGAAgagttaagaaagaagaaaatctcaGGCCTCAGGGGCACAGCACTGTTAGACCTGCCTTTCATTCTTCCCATCATTCATATACTTGAACACTAGCTCTATCTTCCCCGTGTACTGGACCTGTGAGAACAACTTGAAGGAGGAAAGGTTTACTTGAACTCCTTGTCTCAGCGGTGTCAGTCCATCATGATGGAGGGAGCATGATAGAAAAGAACAGTTGACATGATGTCTAGGAGTCAGAAAAAACAAGATCATAGAAAGGGACCGGAATAAATGTATCCCCCAAAGGCATGCCCCAGTAACCCAGTTCCCTAAGTGGAATCCTCTACCTTCTTCCACCTCTAAGGATGCCATCACATTAAGAATCCTTCAAGGGATGATTCTGTTGATTAGGCCAGAG harbors:
- the Bmerb1 gene encoding bMERB domain-containing protein 1 isoform X1, which gives rise to MESGGTGKMDDIQLCKDIMDLKQELQNLVAIPEKEKTKLQKQREDELIQKIHRLVQKRDFLVDDAEVERLREQEEDKEMADFLRIKLKPLDKVTKTSASSRAEKKAEPPPSKPTVAKTGLALIKDCCGTTQCNIM